Sequence from the Streptosporangium brasiliense genome:
GGCGGAGGGCGTTATCCGGTGGCCGCTGCGGTGGCGGCGGACCGGCGATGGCAGGATTGCCCCCGTGCCGCCGGGGAACAGGACCACCCCGTGCCGGTGGGGACAACGGCGAGGGGAGTGATGGTGGAGCAGTCCGAAACTCCACGGGAGGAGACTCGCCTGCCTCCAGGCCAGTACGTCCCCCGGGGACGTCCGGTGATCCATTACGGCCGGGTGCCCACGTTCCGCCCGGCGACGTGGGAGCTGCGGGTCATGGGGGCGACCGCCTCGGGCGAGCAGCACCGCTTCACCTGGCCGCAGTTCTCCGAACTGCCGCGCACCACGGTCCTGGCCGACTTCCACTGCGTCACCAAGTTCTCGATCATGGGGAACGAGTGGCGAGGGGTGTCCGCGGCGACGCTGATGGAGATGGCCCCGCCCGCCCCCGAGGTGAGGCACGTGATGATCTGGGCCGAGTACGGCTACAGCGCCAACATGCGGATGAGCGACTTCACCCGCGGCCACACGCTGTTCGCCCTGGAGCTCGACGACAAGCCCATCTCCCCGGAACGGGGGTTCCCGGTCCGGGTGGTCGTCCCGCACCTGTACGCGTGGAAGAGCGTCAAATGGGTGCGCGCGGTGGAATACCTGCTGGAGGACAGGCGCGGTTTCTGGGAGGAGCGCGG
This genomic interval carries:
- a CDS encoding molybdopterin-dependent oxidoreductase — protein: MVEQSETPREETRLPPGQYVPRGRPVIHYGRVPTFRPATWELRVMGATASGEQHRFTWPQFSELPRTTVLADFHCVTKFSIMGNEWRGVSAATLMEMAPPAPEVRHVMIWAEYGYSANMRMSDFTRGHTLFALELDDKPISPERGFPVRVVVPHLYAWKSVKWVRAVEYLLEDRRGFWEERGYHNVADPWREQRYSYQEEPGEGPP